From Palaemon carinicauda isolate YSFRI2023 chromosome 29, ASM3689809v2, whole genome shotgun sequence, one genomic window encodes:
- the LOC137622156 gene encoding cilia- and flagella-associated protein 251-like: MRKRMSRWKRRRGRKREEKGDGEKDNDCEEKEEEKNEEEKKEDGVEEEEEGRKEEEEEKEDGEEDKECEEKGEEEEEKEGWEEDKEYEEKEAEEKEEGEEKKDEEKDKECEEKEEEEKDEEEEKED; encoded by the exons atgaggaagaggatgagtaggtggaagaggaggagaggaagaaaaagagaagaaaaaggggaTGGGGAAAAGGATAATGATTgtgaagaaaaggaggaggaaaaaaatGAGGAGGAAAAAAAGGAGGATGgggtagaagaagaggagga aggaagaaaagaggaggaagaagaaaaagaggacggGGAAGAGGATAAGGAATGTGAAGaaaagggagaggaagaagaagaaaaagagggttGGGAAGAAGATAaggaatatgaagaaaaggaagcggaagaaaaggaggaaggagaagaaaaaaaggacgaggaaaaggataaggaatgtgaagaaaaggaagaggaagaaaaagatgaagaagaagaaaaagaggactaG
- the LOC137622157 gene encoding high mobility group nucleosome-binding domain-containing protein 5-like, translating to MECEEKEEEEKEEEEKEDEEEDKEYEEYEEKEAEEKEEGEEKKDEEKDKECEEKEEEEKEEEEEKEDGEEDNECEEKGEEEEEKEGWEEDEEYEEKEEEEKEEGEEIKDEEEDKE from the exons ATGGAAtgtgaagaaaaggaagaggaagaaaaagaggaagaagaaaaagaggacgaggaagaggataaggaat ATGaggaatatgaagaaaaggaagcggaagaaaaggaggaaggagaagaaaaaaaagacgaggaaaaggataaggaatgtgaagaaaaggaagaggaagaaaaagaggaagaagaagaaaaagaggacggGGAAGAGGATAATGAATGTGAAGaaaagggagaggaagaagaagaaaaagagggttGGGAAGAAGATGaggaatatgaagaaaaggaagaggaagaaaaggaggaaggagaAGAAATAAAGGACGAGGAAGAGGATAAGGAatga